One genomic window of Polynucleobacter sp. HIN11 includes the following:
- a CDS encoding MotA/TolQ/ExbB proton channel family protein: MKIPFMYSILIAAGWPIWPLLAISILGLAILLERSWYLRKTHIVRKQSIEEAFAATPTLANDPNFINHLTSSSPIGGLLAGVLREHALGHSAEVAIEEIQILAQNLWTKLDRYLGALATIATVAPLLGLFGTVVGMIEIFGSQGGTIGSAVNAASVGATNPQQLAHGISIALYNTAFGLLIAIPALAGWRILRAVADQRQRECEECTRQLFKKLYPQSSSSS, translated from the coding sequence ATGAAAATACCGTTCATGTATTCCATCTTAATCGCTGCTGGCTGGCCGATCTGGCCACTTCTTGCTATATCCATCCTAGGCCTTGCCATTTTGCTCGAACGCAGCTGGTATTTGCGCAAAACCCACATTGTTCGCAAACAGTCGATTGAAGAGGCCTTTGCTGCCACCCCGACCTTAGCTAATGATCCCAACTTCATCAATCACCTCACGAGTTCCTCCCCGATTGGCGGACTATTGGCCGGTGTCTTACGTGAGCATGCCCTGGGGCACTCGGCCGAGGTTGCCATCGAAGAGATCCAGATCCTTGCACAAAACCTATGGACCAAATTAGATCGCTATCTAGGTGCGCTCGCAACAATCGCCACTGTTGCCCCCCTTCTAGGTCTCTTTGGCACTGTGGTTGGCATGATTGAGATCTTTGGTAGTCAAGGTGGCACGATTGGTAGTGCGGTCAATGCTGCCAGCGTTGGGGCGACTAATCCTCAGCAATTGGCGCACGGTATCTCGATTGCACTCTACAACACCGCGTTTGGTCTTTTAATCGCAATCCCAGCATTGGCTGGATGGCGGATCTTACGTGCAGTGGCCGATCAACGCCAACGTGAGTGCGAGGAATGTACCCGACAGTTGTTTAAGAAGTTGTACCCACAATCTTCTTCATCTTCATGA
- the xseA gene encoding exodeoxyribonuclease VII large subunit, translating into MTEKSSPILSVGDLNRAIAESLTEQFEFVMVSGEVSNFKAYDSGHWYFSLKDEEGQIRCVMFRGKNLQVGFMPQSGDQVEVSASVSMYVPRGDVQLTIHALRKAGLGGLYEAFLKLKDKLAKAGLFDEERKRVIPSHPKAIAIVTSTQAAALKDVLTTLARRASHIPIYIYPTLVQGEDAPVGIVNAIQKANDDGLAEVILLVRGGGSIEDLWAFNDEQLAHAIASSDIPIISGVGHETDFTIADFVADLRAPTPTGAAELATPKREQLLQELKSYQDTITQRLEQRLEREAQTLDQISLRLKHALPNPERMREQIEQWRQRLSQGVRMYLESLKRNQAHWLTQLETLNPQRTLERGYAVILDQNQKAARQPSDIREDERYQLWLAEGKIQVAFKK; encoded by the coding sequence ATGACGGAAAAATCAAGCCCGATCCTGAGCGTTGGCGATCTAAACCGCGCCATTGCTGAGTCCTTGACCGAACAATTTGAGTTTGTCATGGTTAGCGGGGAGGTATCGAACTTCAAAGCCTATGACAGCGGGCATTGGTATTTCTCACTCAAGGATGAAGAAGGTCAAATTCGGTGTGTGATGTTTCGGGGAAAAAATCTGCAAGTTGGATTTATGCCCCAATCTGGGGATCAAGTGGAGGTCAGTGCCTCGGTCAGCATGTATGTGCCCCGCGGTGATGTGCAGCTAACGATTCATGCTTTACGCAAAGCAGGCCTTGGCGGTCTCTATGAAGCGTTTCTGAAACTCAAAGATAAGTTAGCGAAGGCGGGTTTATTTGATGAGGAACGCAAGCGCGTAATTCCATCTCATCCAAAGGCAATTGCGATTGTGACCTCAACGCAAGCTGCGGCCTTGAAAGATGTGCTCACCACCTTAGCGCGTCGGGCCTCGCACATTCCCATCTACATTTATCCAACGTTGGTTCAGGGTGAGGATGCTCCTGTTGGGATCGTCAACGCCATTCAAAAGGCTAATGATGATGGCTTGGCTGAGGTGATTCTTCTGGTGCGTGGCGGTGGCAGCATTGAGGATTTATGGGCGTTTAATGACGAGCAGTTGGCACACGCTATTGCCAGTTCGGATATACCAATCATCAGCGGGGTGGGCCACGAAACCGATTTCACGATTGCCGATTTTGTGGCGGACCTACGAGCCCCGACACCAACCGGTGCTGCTGAATTAGCCACCCCAAAACGAGAGCAACTCTTACAAGAACTGAAGAGCTATCAAGACACGATCACTCAGCGTCTGGAGCAACGCCTCGAGCGCGAAGCTCAAACACTCGATCAAATCAGCCTAAGACTCAAGCACGCTTTACCAAACCCGGAGCGCATGCGCGAGCAAATTGAGCAATGGCGGCAACGTTTGTCTCAAGGTGTACGCATGTATCTAGAGAGCCTGAAACGCAATCAGGCACATTGGCTTACTCAGCTTGAAACCCTCAATCCGCAACGCACGCTCGAGCGGGGTTACGCAGTGATTTTGGATCAAAACCAAAAAGCTGCACGTCAACCCAGTGATATTCGAGAGGATGAGCGGTATCAGCTTTGGCTTGCAGAAGGCAAGATACAAGTTGCCTTTAAAAAATAG